The following proteins are co-located in the Nocardioides piscis genome:
- a CDS encoding shikimate dehydrogenase, with the protein MAATHHRCGVLGDPIEHSLSPVLHRAGYAALGLDWEFDAHRVVSEGLADFLGSLSDEWVGLALTMPLKREAAGLVHELSGRARLAGAANTILLRDDGSLFGDNTDIPGAVAAIRERTTAPLSTAAILGGGATATSIGIALADLGVRSIEVAVRSPERAAETVETLQAHPARPEVSLTRLDEVTDLQVDLVASTIPAQAQDDRLVSACGGAATLFEIVYDPWPTPLAASAGDRVLVGGFDLLLHQAAVQFELFTGAVAPLAVMRAAGERALTERSRA; encoded by the coding sequence ATGGCGGCCACGCACCACCGGTGCGGGGTGCTCGGCGACCCGATCGAGCACTCCCTCTCGCCCGTGCTGCACCGTGCGGGCTATGCGGCGCTCGGTCTCGACTGGGAGTTCGACGCCCACCGTGTCGTCTCCGAGGGGCTGGCCGACTTCCTGGGCTCACTGTCGGACGAGTGGGTCGGGCTGGCACTGACGATGCCGCTCAAGCGCGAGGCGGCTGGGCTCGTCCACGAGCTGTCGGGTCGTGCACGGCTGGCGGGTGCGGCCAACACGATCCTCCTGCGCGACGACGGCTCCTTGTTCGGGGACAACACCGACATCCCCGGCGCGGTCGCCGCGATCCGTGAGCGCACCACCGCACCCCTGTCCACCGCGGCGATCCTCGGGGGCGGAGCGACCGCGACCTCCATCGGGATCGCCCTGGCCGACCTGGGCGTGCGTTCGATCGAGGTCGCCGTCCGCTCGCCGGAGCGAGCCGCCGAGACGGTGGAGACCCTCCAGGCACATCCGGCGCGGCCCGAGGTGTCCCTCACCCGGCTCGACGAGGTCACCGATCTCCAGGTCGACCTCGTCGCCTCGACGATTCCCGCGCAGGCCCAGGACGACCGCCTCGTGTCTGCCTGCGGCGGAGCGGCGACGCTCTTCGAGATCGTCTATGACCCGTGGCCGACCCCGCTCGCCGCCTCCGCCGGTGATCGGGTGCTGGTCGGCGGGTTCGACCTGCTGCTCCACCAGGCGGCGGTGCAGTTCGAGCTCTTCACCGGTGCGGTCGCGCCGTTGGCCGTGATGCGGGCCGCGGGGGAGCGAGCCCTGACCGAGCGCAGCCGGGCATGA
- the mltG gene encoding endolytic transglycosylase MltG, which yields MSDNTVDDRDYDDDYYEGGSRRQKRGWSGCLAVLIALAVLAGGGFFAVTKGVDWVSDKFDSAEDYPGPGSGSVTFEVSPGDATAQIGRNLKAEGVVASVQSFLDAAAADPDSTGIQVGFYELKKEMAAKDALAVLLDPSNQVKATVTVPEGLRVEDTMALLAEKTEWGLAKWNAALKDGAALGLPDYAEGNPEGYLFPATYEIGPKDKPKDILAAMVGRWRQAADEAGLEEKAAELGKTPAELMIIASLVEAEGRGDDMPKIARVIYNRLDGPGDKGGTNGLLQIDASVNYGLDQELGVALTTEQLQQDTPYNTYTRPGLPPTPIEAPGDAAIAAAANPADGDWYYYVTVDLATGETKFAETYDEFLTYKDEYTEYCTTSDAC from the coding sequence ATGAGTGACAACACGGTCGACGACCGGGACTACGACGACGACTACTACGAGGGCGGTTCGCGTCGCCAGAAGCGCGGCTGGTCCGGCTGTCTGGCCGTGCTGATCGCCCTGGCAGTCCTCGCCGGTGGCGGCTTCTTCGCCGTGACCAAGGGCGTCGACTGGGTCAGTGACAAGTTCGACTCCGCCGAGGACTATCCGGGACCGGGGAGCGGCTCGGTGACCTTCGAGGTCAGCCCGGGTGATGCCACGGCCCAGATCGGCCGCAACCTCAAGGCCGAGGGGGTCGTCGCCTCCGTGCAGTCCTTCCTCGACGCTGCCGCGGCGGACCCCGACTCGACCGGCATCCAGGTCGGCTTCTATGAGCTGAAGAAGGAGATGGCCGCGAAGGACGCCCTCGCTGTCCTGCTCGACCCCAGCAACCAGGTCAAGGCCACGGTCACGGTGCCCGAGGGGCTGCGGGTCGAGGACACGATGGCACTGCTGGCCGAGAAGACCGAGTGGGGACTGGCCAAGTGGAACGCCGCCCTCAAGGACGGCGCCGCGCTGGGCCTGCCCGACTATGCCGAGGGCAACCCGGAGGGATACCTGTTCCCGGCGACCTACGAGATCGGCCCCAAGGACAAGCCCAAGGACATCCTGGCCGCCATGGTCGGTCGCTGGCGCCAGGCCGCCGACGAGGCAGGGTTGGAGGAGAAGGCTGCCGAGCTCGGCAAGACACCGGCGGAGCTGATGATCATCGCCTCGCTGGTCGAGGCCGAGGGCCGGGGCGACGACATGCCCAAGATCGCACGGGTCATCTACAACCGTCTCGACGGCCCGGGCGACAAGGGCGGGACGAACGGCCTGCTGCAGATCGACGCGAGCGTCAACTACGGCCTGGACCAGGAGCTCGGGGTCGCGCTGACCACTGAGCAGCTCCAGCAGGACACGCCCTACAACACCTACACGCGTCCCGGCCTGCCGCCGACCCCGATCGAGGCACCCGGCGATGCGGCGATCGCAGCAGCGGCCAACCCGGCGGACGGCGACTGGTACTACTACGTCACCGTCGACCTGGCGACCGGCGAGACCAAGTTCGCCGAGACCTACGACGAGTTCTTGACCTACAAGGACGAGTACACGGAGTACTGCACCACGTCTGACGCCTGCTGA
- the ruvX gene encoding Holliday junction resolvase RuvX, translating to MRHGTRLGLDPGDARIGVARSDPSGVLATPLETVRRGRGDVARLRRLVTETEAVEVVVGLPRSLSGGEGPSALKVREFATLLARQIDPVPVRLCDERLTTVSAESMLRDRGRKGADRRSVVDMAAAVLILQNALDTERASGRAPGEMVEISDE from the coding sequence ATGCGCCACGGAACCCGCCTGGGCCTCGACCCGGGAGACGCCCGGATCGGGGTCGCGCGCAGCGACCCGTCCGGCGTCCTGGCGACCCCGCTCGAGACCGTGCGCCGCGGCCGGGGAGACGTCGCCCGGTTGCGTCGGCTGGTCACGGAGACCGAGGCGGTGGAGGTCGTGGTCGGCCTGCCCCGCTCGCTCTCCGGCGGGGAGGGTCCGTCGGCGCTCAAGGTGCGGGAGTTCGCCACGCTGCTGGCGCGGCAGATTGATCCCGTGCCGGTCAGGCTGTGTGATGAACGCCTGACCACGGTCTCGGCGGAGTCGATGCTCCGCGACCGCGGTCGCAAGGGAGCAGATCGGAGGTCGGTGGTCGACATGGCAGCCGCCGTACTCATCCTGCAGAACGCATTGGACACCGAACGCGCGAGTGGTCGCGCGCCTGGAGAGATGGTCGAGATCAGCGATGAGTGA
- the alaS gene encoding alanine--tRNA ligase — protein MDTSEIRRRFLGHFEAAGHTVVPSASVLASDPNLLFVPAGMVPFKPYFLGQETPPWPRATSVQKCVRTPDIEDVGRTTRHGTFFEMCGNFSFGDYFKQRAIELAWDLVTKPLDQGGWGLEESRLYPSVYVDDQEAVDLWKQVSGLPDDRIARLGKSENYWSMGVPGPGGPCSEILYDRGPAYGADGDFGAEDRYLEIWNLVFMQDELSAVRSKEDFDIAGSLPKKNIDTGMGLERVAFLLQGRENMYEIDVMFPVIERAMELSGRTYGVNHDDDVRFRVVADHVRSSMMLIGDGVTPGNEGRGYVLRRLLRRAVRSMRLLGFEDPALPELMPVSRDKMGETYSDLVRDWDRIARVAYGEEETFRKTLQAGTQIFDLAAGDVKRSGATTLAGEQAFALHDTYGFPIDLTLEMAAEQGLAVDEEGFRGLMAAQRERAKADAKAKKGQHADTTVYRGILDAHGPTQWLAYETLETESRPLALLSGGSAAQVLREGEVGEIVLDRTPFYAESGGQAADAGVLDFAGGRVEVLDVQRPIKGLVVHQVRVTEGELSADADVFAKVDPGWRTGARQAHSGTHVVHAALRQVLGPSALQSGSYNRPGYLRLDFGWTQALSPAQVREIEQVSQQALRADLPVTWDYMSLEQAREWGAIALFGETYDNTKVRVVEIGGPWSRELCGGTHVDHSSQIGTIVVTGEASVGSGNRRIEAFTGVEGFDYLARERDVVSQLTTLLKTQPDDLVGRVGDLVERLKAVEKEVEKARVTQLLAGGAALASASADVNGVAVVVHRADGAGGGDVRTLALDVRSRLDAARPGVVVVAGVQDGKVSVVAAVNDAGRERGVSANELVRAIGQLIGGKGGGKDDVAQGGGSDATRLDEALALVSTDVARMAG, from the coding sequence ATGGACACCAGTGAGATCCGCCGCCGCTTCCTCGGGCACTTCGAGGCCGCGGGTCACACCGTGGTGCCGTCGGCGAGCGTGCTGGCCAGCGACCCCAACCTGCTCTTCGTGCCGGCCGGGATGGTGCCGTTCAAGCCCTACTTCCTCGGTCAGGAGACGCCGCCGTGGCCGCGCGCCACCAGCGTCCAGAAGTGTGTGCGCACCCCCGACATCGAGGACGTGGGCAGGACGACCCGCCACGGCACCTTCTTCGAGATGTGCGGGAACTTCTCCTTCGGCGACTACTTCAAGCAGCGCGCCATCGAGCTGGCCTGGGACCTCGTCACCAAGCCGCTCGACCAGGGCGGCTGGGGCCTGGAGGAGAGCCGGCTCTATCCCAGCGTCTATGTCGACGACCAGGAGGCCGTCGACCTGTGGAAGCAGGTCTCCGGCCTGCCCGACGACCGGATCGCGCGCCTGGGCAAGAGCGAGAACTACTGGTCGATGGGGGTCCCCGGCCCCGGCGGCCCGTGCTCGGAGATCCTCTATGACCGCGGTCCGGCCTATGGCGCCGACGGCGACTTCGGCGCCGAGGACCGCTACCTCGAGATCTGGAACCTCGTCTTCATGCAGGACGAGCTGAGCGCTGTGCGGTCCAAGGAGGACTTCGACATCGCCGGCTCGCTGCCCAAGAAGAACATCGACACCGGCATGGGCCTCGAACGCGTCGCGTTCCTGCTCCAGGGCCGGGAGAACATGTATGAGATCGACGTGATGTTCCCCGTCATCGAGCGCGCGATGGAGCTGTCCGGTCGCACGTATGGCGTCAACCATGACGACGACGTGAGGTTCCGGGTCGTCGCCGACCACGTCCGCAGCTCGATGATGCTGATCGGTGACGGCGTGACCCCGGGCAACGAGGGGCGCGGCTACGTCCTGCGGCGGCTGCTGCGCCGCGCCGTACGCTCCATGCGCCTGCTCGGCTTCGAGGACCCCGCGCTTCCCGAGCTGATGCCGGTCTCGCGCGACAAGATGGGGGAGACCTACTCCGACCTGGTCCGCGACTGGGATCGCATCGCCAGGGTGGCGTATGGCGAGGAGGAGACCTTCCGCAAGACGCTGCAGGCCGGCACGCAGATCTTCGACCTCGCCGCGGGTGACGTGAAGAGGTCGGGCGCGACCACGCTCGCCGGCGAGCAGGCGTTCGCGCTGCACGACACCTATGGCTTCCCGATCGACCTCACGCTGGAGATGGCAGCCGAGCAGGGGCTGGCCGTCGACGAGGAGGGCTTCCGCGGCCTGATGGCTGCCCAGCGTGAGCGGGCCAAGGCGGACGCGAAGGCGAAGAAGGGCCAGCACGCCGACACGACCGTCTATCGCGGGATCCTCGACGCGCACGGGCCGACGCAGTGGCTGGCCTACGAGACGCTGGAGACCGAGTCGAGGCCGTTGGCGCTGCTCTCGGGTGGCAGCGCGGCGCAGGTCCTGCGTGAGGGCGAGGTCGGTGAGATCGTCCTCGACCGCACCCCGTTCTATGCGGAGTCGGGTGGGCAGGCCGCGGACGCAGGCGTCCTCGACTTCGCCGGCGGCCGGGTCGAGGTGCTCGACGTCCAGCGCCCGATCAAGGGACTGGTCGTCCACCAGGTCCGCGTCACCGAGGGGGAGCTCTCGGCAGACGCCGACGTCTTCGCCAAGGTCGACCCGGGCTGGCGCACCGGCGCCCGCCAGGCCCACTCGGGCACCCACGTCGTCCACGCCGCCCTGCGCCAGGTGCTCGGGCCGAGCGCCCTGCAGTCGGGCTCCTACAACCGGCCCGGCTATCTGCGCCTCGACTTCGGCTGGACGCAGGCCCTGAGCCCAGCGCAGGTGCGGGAGATCGAGCAGGTCTCCCAGCAGGCGCTGCGCGCCGACCTGCCGGTCACCTGGGACTACATGAGCCTCGAGCAGGCCCGCGAGTGGGGCGCGATCGCGCTCTTCGGTGAGACCTATGACAACACCAAGGTGCGCGTCGTCGAGATCGGTGGCCCGTGGTCGCGCGAGCTGTGCGGCGGCACGCACGTCGACCACTCCTCGCAGATCGGCACCATCGTGGTGACCGGTGAGGCCAGCGTCGGCTCCGGCAACCGCCGGATCGAGGCGTTCACCGGCGTCGAGGGCTTCGACTACCTCGCTCGGGAGCGCGACGTGGTGTCCCAGCTGACGACGCTGCTCAAGACCCAGCCCGACGACCTCGTCGGCCGGGTCGGCGACCTCGTCGAGCGGCTCAAGGCCGTGGAGAAGGAGGTCGAGAAGGCGCGCGTGACCCAGCTCCTGGCAGGCGGAGCCGCCCTGGCCTCCGCGAGCGCCGACGTCAACGGCGTCGCTGTGGTCGTCCATCGCGCCGACGGTGCCGGTGGCGGCGACGTCCGCACGCTGGCCCTCGACGTCCGCAGCCGACTCGACGCTGCCCGGCCGGGTGTCGTGGTCGTCGCGGGCGTCCAGGACGGCAAGGTCTCGGTGGTGGCGGCGGTCAACGACGCGGGCCGCGAGCGCGGCGTCAGTGCCAACGAGCTGGTCCGCGCGATCGGCCAGCTCATCGGCGGCAAGGGCGGCGGCAAGGACGACGTCGCCCAGGGTGGCGGCAGCGACGCGACCCGCCTCGACGAGGCGCTCGCCCTGGTCAGCACCGACGTCGCGCGGATGGCCGGCTGA
- a CDS encoding DUF6167 family protein — MARSLWFAAGAGAGVYAMSRARRAAEALTADGMRDRLSGLGTGLRLFREEVAAGQAEKEVELRQQLGMLPPGRHQRELTAGETASSNKEDTDGHQ; from the coding sequence ATGGCACGATCGCTGTGGTTCGCGGCCGGAGCGGGGGCGGGTGTCTATGCGATGTCCCGTGCCCGACGGGCTGCTGAGGCATTGACCGCCGACGGGATGCGCGACCGGTTGAGCGGGCTCGGCACGGGTCTGCGGCTGTTCCGCGAAGAGGTGGCGGCGGGGCAGGCCGAGAAGGAGGTCGAGCTGCGACAACAGCTGGGCATGCTGCCCCCGGGCAGGCACCAACGTGAGCTGACAGCCGGCGAGACGGCATCCTCGAACAAGGAAGACACAGATGGACACCAGTGA
- a CDS encoding class I SAM-dependent methyltransferase: MSSALWDRQASSFDAEPDHGLADAVVRRAWQDLLVAAMPPAPSRVADLGCGTGTLTSLLTDAGYTVDGLDFSPAMVERARLKVPTATFVVGDASNPTLPPRAYDVVLCRHVLWALADPEAAMARWVELLAPDGVLVVVEGRWGTGAGLTAAETERIVRTIRSEVSVRHLPESVYWGKQIDDERYLLVSRV; the protein is encoded by the coding sequence GTGAGCTCGGCGCTGTGGGACCGGCAGGCGTCGTCGTTCGACGCCGAACCGGACCACGGTCTGGCCGACGCCGTCGTCCGGAGGGCGTGGCAAGACCTGCTCGTCGCCGCGATGCCACCTGCGCCGTCGCGAGTCGCCGACCTCGGCTGTGGGACCGGGACCTTGACGAGCCTGCTCACCGACGCGGGCTACACAGTGGACGGTCTTGACTTCTCGCCCGCGATGGTCGAGCGCGCACGCCTCAAGGTGCCTACAGCCACCTTCGTGGTGGGCGATGCCTCGAACCCGACGCTGCCGCCGCGGGCCTACGACGTGGTGCTCTGCCGCCACGTCCTGTGGGCCCTGGCCGATCCCGAGGCAGCGATGGCGAGGTGGGTGGAGCTCCTGGCACCAGACGGCGTGCTCGTCGTCGTCGAGGGCAGGTGGGGCACCGGTGCCGGGCTCACGGCAGCGGAGACAGAGCGGATCGTCCGCACGATCCGCAGCGAGGTCTCGGTCCGCCATCTGCCGGAGTCCGTCTACTGGGGCAAGCAGATCGACGACGAGCGCTATCTCCTCGTCAGTCGGGTGTGA
- a CDS encoding replication-associated recombination protein A: protein MEAAADGLFDLGDQRPEAGGGSLSAAAHRSAPLAVRMRPRTLDELVGQAQLRAAGSPLRQLIEGDKSMSLLLWGPPGTGKTTIASIVSQQTQRRFVEVSAVAAGVKEVRAAIDAARSELARGGSETVLFVDEVHRFSKAQQDALLPGVENRWVTLVAATTENPFFSVISPLLSRSLLLRLESLTDDDIVAVVEQALVDERGLAGQLEIDEAAQAHLVRLAGGDARRVLTCLEAAAGAARSQGNAVIDLACAEAAVDQAAVRYDREGDQHYDVISAFIKSIRGSDADAALHYLARMMEAGEDPRFIARRLVILASEDVGLADPTALTTAVAAAQAVQLIGMPEARLNLAQATIALAVAPKSNAVTLAIDAASADVRAGRIGNVPPHLRDGHYAGAAKLGHNKGAPKPYVYSHDEPFGIAEQQYAPDVVEDAAYYRPTSLGAEAAIKDRWERVRKIVRGTGSS from the coding sequence GTGGAAGCAGCGGCGGACGGACTCTTCGACCTGGGCGACCAGCGGCCGGAGGCGGGCGGCGGCTCGCTGTCGGCCGCGGCGCACCGCTCGGCTCCCCTCGCCGTACGCATGCGTCCGCGGACCCTCGACGAGCTCGTCGGCCAGGCACAGCTGCGCGCGGCGGGGTCGCCCCTGCGCCAGCTGATCGAGGGCGACAAGTCGATGTCGCTGCTGTTGTGGGGTCCGCCCGGCACCGGCAAGACCACCATCGCCTCGATCGTGAGCCAGCAGACGCAGCGCCGCTTCGTCGAGGTCTCGGCTGTCGCTGCCGGGGTCAAGGAGGTGCGGGCGGCCATCGATGCCGCCCGTTCGGAGCTCGCACGGGGTGGCAGCGAGACCGTGCTCTTCGTCGACGAGGTCCACCGGTTCAGCAAGGCCCAGCAGGACGCGCTGCTGCCGGGCGTGGAGAACCGCTGGGTGACCCTGGTGGCGGCCACGACCGAGAACCCGTTCTTCTCGGTGATCTCGCCCCTGTTGTCGCGCAGCCTGCTGCTCCGACTCGAGTCGCTGACCGATGACGACATCGTTGCCGTCGTCGAGCAGGCGCTGGTCGACGAGCGTGGCCTGGCCGGCCAGCTCGAGATCGACGAGGCCGCGCAGGCACATCTCGTCCGGTTGGCCGGTGGAGACGCCCGACGGGTGCTGACCTGCCTCGAGGCCGCTGCCGGGGCGGCGCGCTCCCAGGGGAACGCGGTGATCGACCTCGCCTGCGCCGAGGCCGCCGTCGACCAGGCGGCCGTGCGCTACGACCGCGAGGGCGACCAGCACTACGACGTGATCAGTGCCTTCATCAAGTCGATCCGTGGGTCCGACGCGGACGCCGCGCTGCACTACCTCGCGCGGATGATGGAGGCGGGGGAGGACCCCCGCTTCATCGCCCGACGGCTCGTGATCCTGGCCAGCGAGGACGTCGGGCTGGCCGACCCGACGGCGCTGACCACCGCCGTGGCCGCCGCGCAGGCGGTGCAGCTGATCGGGATGCCGGAGGCCCGACTCAACCTGGCCCAGGCGACCATCGCGCTCGCCGTGGCCCCGAAGTCGAACGCGGTGACGCTCGCGATCGACGCCGCGAGCGCGGACGTCCGCGCCGGCAGGATCGGCAACGTGCCGCCACACCTGCGCGACGGGCACTACGCAGGCGCGGCGAAGCTGGGCCACAACAAGGGCGCTCCCAAGCCCTACGTCTACAGCCACGACGAGCCCTTCGGGATCGCCGAGCAGCAGTACGCCCCCGACGTCGTCGAGGATGCGGCCTACTACCGCCCGACCTCCCTGGGCGCCGAGGCTGCGATCAAGGACCGCTGGGAGCGGGTCCGCAAGATCGTCCGCGGCACGGGTTCGTCGTGA
- a CDS encoding ABC transporter ATP-binding protein yields MTPATDAVQADTPEAASSAPLLEVRDLQMYFPVKSSGLIRRTVGHVQAVDGVSFQVRAGDSLGLVGESGCGKSTTGRLITRLEKPTAGQINFEGRDIANLGARQLKPLRREIQMIFQDPYGSLNPRHTVGTIVGTPLAIHDVVPKKQILARVQELLEIVGLNPEHYNRYPHEFSGGQRQRIGIARALTLQPKLLVADEPVSALDVSIQAQVINLLQDIQREFNIGYLFVAHDLAVVRHFCPEIAVMYLGKIVEIGERDRIYNHANHPYTQALLSAVPDVKQAAIGGRRERIQLTGDVPSPINPPSGCRFRTRCPLAQDICAAVEPPLIQIGRKHKVACHFAGELGQHPAEPVTAPLLGVDRHGERLSDASPDADLGSGSGYGDTWYDFPGRRMVRGDGA; encoded by the coding sequence GTGACCCCGGCGACCGACGCTGTCCAGGCCGACACTCCCGAGGCGGCTTCGTCCGCCCCACTGCTCGAGGTCCGCGACCTGCAGATGTACTTCCCGGTGAAGTCGTCGGGGCTCATCCGCCGGACGGTGGGTCACGTCCAGGCTGTCGACGGTGTCAGCTTCCAGGTCCGTGCGGGCGACTCGCTGGGTCTCGTGGGGGAGTCCGGGTGCGGCAAGTCCACGACCGGACGCCTGATCACGCGCCTCGAGAAGCCCACTGCCGGGCAGATCAACTTCGAGGGCCGAGACATCGCCAACCTCGGCGCCCGCCAGCTCAAGCCGCTGCGTCGTGAGATCCAGATGATCTTCCAGGACCCCTACGGCTCGCTCAACCCCCGTCACACCGTCGGCACCATCGTCGGGACTCCGCTGGCCATCCACGACGTCGTGCCCAAGAAGCAGATCCTCGCGCGCGTGCAGGAGCTGCTGGAGATCGTGGGGCTCAACCCCGAGCACTACAACCGCTATCCCCACGAGTTCTCCGGCGGTCAGCGTCAGCGCATCGGGATCGCCCGGGCCCTGACTCTTCAGCCCAAGCTGCTGGTGGCCGACGAGCCGGTCTCGGCGCTCGACGTCTCCATCCAGGCCCAGGTCATCAACCTGCTCCAGGACATCCAGCGAGAGTTCAACATCGGCTATCTCTTCGTCGCCCACGACCTCGCGGTGGTCCGTCACTTCTGCCCGGAGATCGCGGTGATGTATCTCGGCAAGATCGTCGAGATCGGGGAGCGCGACCGGATCTACAACCACGCCAACCACCCCTACACGCAGGCGCTCCTCTCGGCGGTGCCGGACGTGAAGCAGGCGGCCATCGGCGGACGGCGCGAGCGCATCCAGCTCACCGGCGACGTCCCGAGCCCGATCAACCCTCCCTCCGGCTGCCGGTTCCGCACCCGCTGCCCGCTGGCCCAGGACATCTGCGCTGCGGTGGAGCCGCCGCTGATCCAGATCGGCAGGAAGCACAAGGTGGCCTGCCACTTCGCCGGCGAGCTCGGTCAGCACCCCGCAGAGCCGGTCACCGCGCCCCTGCTGGGCGTCGATCGCCACGGCGAGCGACTCTCGGACGCCAGCCCGGACGCCGACCTCGGCAGCGGTTCCGGCTACGGCGACACGTGGTACGACTTCCCGGGTCGACGGATGGTGCGCGGGGACGGGGCGTAG
- a CDS encoding ABC transporter ATP-binding protein translates to MDKFLTVDDLKVHFPTVDGVVKATDGLSFGLERGQTLGIVGESGSGKSVSSSAILGLHRGTNAQVSGEIRLDGTDLLKITDEEIRAMRGKEVAMIFQDPLSAMHPYYSVGNQIAEAYRVHNDATKKATRKRVIEMLELVGIPQPDRRVDDYPHQFSGGMRQRAMIAMALINDPSLVIADEPTTALDVTVQAQILDLLQKLQREFNTAIIIITHDLGVVAEMADDVLVMYAGRAVEYGPTKEILTHPEMPYTWGLLSSVPNLLADVNEKLIPIPGAPPSLLNPPPGCAFHPRCLHRDKVPGDLCETVLPELLPGVRGEGHLKRCHLTNPDSIYQEEVAR, encoded by the coding sequence ATGGACAAGTTCCTCACAGTCGACGACCTCAAGGTGCACTTCCCGACGGTCGACGGCGTCGTCAAGGCCACCGACGGGCTCTCCTTCGGGCTCGAGCGGGGCCAGACCCTCGGCATCGTGGGGGAGTCGGGTTCTGGCAAGTCGGTCTCGAGCTCGGCGATCCTGGGGCTGCACCGGGGCACCAATGCCCAGGTCAGCGGCGAGATCCGGCTCGACGGCACCGACCTGCTGAAGATCACCGACGAGGAGATCCGGGCGATGCGCGGCAAGGAGGTCGCGATGATCTTCCAGGACCCGCTGTCGGCGATGCACCCCTACTACTCCGTGGGCAACCAGATCGCCGAGGCCTACCGCGTCCACAACGACGCCACCAAGAAGGCCACCCGCAAGCGGGTCATCGAGATGCTCGAGCTGGTCGGCATCCCGCAGCCTGACCGTCGGGTCGACGACTATCCCCACCAGTTCTCCGGTGGCATGCGTCAGCGCGCCATGATCGCCATGGCCCTGATCAACGACCCCAGCCTGGTGATCGCCGACGAGCCCACCACCGCCCTGGACGTGACGGTGCAGGCCCAGATCCTCGACCTTCTCCAGAAGCTCCAGCGCGAGTTCAACACCGCGATCATCATCATCACCCACGACCTGGGCGTCGTGGCCGAGATGGCCGACGACGTGCTGGTGATGTATGCCGGTCGAGCAGTGGAGTACGGCCCGACCAAGGAGATCCTCACCCACCCCGAGATGCCCTACACGTGGGGGCTGCTGTCCAGCGTGCCCAACCTGCTCGCCGACGTGAACGAGAAGCTGATTCCCATCCCGGGCGCCCCTCCGAGCCTGCTCAACCCACCTCCGGGCTGCGCCTTCCACCCGCGGTGCCTGCACCGCGACAAGGTGCCCGGAGACCTGTGCGAGACAGTCCTGCCGGAGCTGTTGCCAGGCGTGCGCGGTGAGGGCCACCTCAAGCGGTGCCACCTGACCAACCCCGACTCGATCTACCAGGAAGAGGTGGCCCGGTGA